Proteins from a genomic interval of Kitasatospora herbaricolor:
- the mihF gene encoding integration host factor, actinobacterial type, which translates to MMIASNPYDDGMLVALPQLSAEVRAAALDKAMAVRRERGEILGSLKSGAVSLPDVLDREDTVVGKTSVRRLLEALPGIGKVRADKLMAEVGISDSRRVQGLGPRQRERLLELLASQG; encoded by the coding sequence ATGATGATCGCCTCGAACCCGTACGACGACGGGATGCTCGTGGCTCTGCCCCAACTGTCCGCCGAGGTCCGCGCAGCGGCGCTGGACAAGGCGATGGCCGTGCGCCGCGAGCGCGGCGAGATCCTGGGCTCGCTCAAGAGCGGCGCCGTCTCGCTGCCGGATGTTCTGGACCGCGAGGACACCGTCGTCGGGAAGACCTCGGTGCGCCGTCTGCTGGAGGCCCTGCCGGGCATCGGCAAGGTCCGCGCCGACAAGCTGATGGCCGAGGTCGGGATCTCCGACAGTCGCCGCGTCCAGGGCCTGGGCCCGCGCCAGCGCGAACGCCTTCTCGAACTCCTGGCATCCCAGGGGTGA